From the Porites lutea chromosome 5, jaPorLute2.1, whole genome shotgun sequence genome, the window TTTCTGCccaaaacaatattaaaaaattcCACACATACCCCCGGCCAAGTCCGGAATTCGTAATGTTTTATTTACGTGTAACCCTCTGTTTATTTCTTCTTATTTTCAGGATAAAATAGGAAAATGCCCTGAAAGAATCACTCATTCAGTGATTAAGAACACTGATGACTCCCTGTCCAGTTTCttgtaataaaattaattcaGCAATATTAATGTAAAAGAACGAAAGAGGAACACCCTTGAAAAACGAGCGTTTGCATCATTTGTTTGTTACAATTCTCACGGAAAGCAGTTTCAGTATTCCCTTGCGTTCTTGCGTTGGTTAAttttaagtaattaaaaaaaggaaagttatATACAAACGTATGGTTAGTGTAACTTCGGCCCTCGTGTTTGTGACTCTCAAATGTTTAGTTTGATCCACGCTTTTTTCGGGTTACAATAATTGAAATAATAGTAAAGTCAAGACGAAATGTGATTGGTAGAGAAAGACAGCTCTATTCATTTCTATATTGCTGATCCTACTGCTACACCAAGTCCAGTTTCTCTTCGCTGTTGTTTTATCCAAATATTCATTGTGCGCAAGATCATGTTCACAGTTTTCTGTGGCACAAATGTCCGAAATGTTTACGGATACTGAAACGCCCACCAGGCGTGCGAGGGTTGGTCCTACCCATGCGTACATGAGAACGGATCCAAGGAACCTAGTACACTTTGTATCTTAGCcctatttcttttcatttcttgaaGAGGCCTGTCTGAGCACCTTTGGTCGGCATTTCAATTCAGTCAAAGAAACTCGAGAACTAAAGTTAGAATGAGCATGCAATCCGGCATATCACGTATCCTGCGAAAACAGCcttttctcctcgctcttcgccgctgggtaCATACCACGCATGAAACCACTTATAAAGTCCAGCACTTCGGCTCAGGAGCGAGTGCCACGATTTCAAAGAAGCTCACCCATGGTGATGCAACTGAACGTCTACCAATGCAAAGTCCAACGGTTTTTAGTGAAGTGATTGTTTTATAAAACGACTGTTATATTATTACTTCCGATTAGCAGCTCCCACAAAAACACTTGTAAACTTGTTTCAGAGACGGCTTACGCCAAACTTACTTCGTCAATTGCGCTTTAAACGTTAAAAAAGTCATCTAGCAAGCCTTCCTTTTCCTTATCTTCGTTGCAAATATCTCTTAGATGATCCACATTTTGGTTTAAATAGAACATGTCCTTAGCTGGAACACTACCGAGTACACAAAATTTCATATCCGCGCACTCTGTTAGCATCGTCGTGTATGCGATGTCAAAACGTGAACTTTCATCCTGGCACCGGATATTTAGGTTTTGCGCAAGTACTCCAATGAATACATCATCAATGTGAATCATTTTTGtctgaaaaaggaaagaaaaaaagatagttTTAGCCCTTGTCCAGATTTGTTAAATGAATCTCTTTGTATGGAAACGAATCCCTAGAGCTGCCCAAATTGGTAGGATTACAGTCTTAAAGTGAATAAGCTTCATCTATTTGGGTGTACGTAACTGGGGTTTAATTTCAATACTGTAATAGACTGGGGTATGAGGAATTTAGTCTAAAATGGGAAAAAAGCGTTGGAACAGTGAAGGAACACTGGCAACCATATTATAATACAAAGGGCAGGTTGAAACATATTTGGCTTAATAAGGCCGCAGTTTTTATCCAGCGGGCGGCTCCTGACTAAAGGTACAAGATAAACAAACTGCCCGCCTCTCTTCTCACTCTAAGACCAAGACAGAAATAACagtaatcatcatcatcatcatcatcatcatcatagcaATTCGTTCTTAAGGAATCGTAAAAAATGAGTcaggaaataaacaaataaacagatAATGCTCAAACATTTGTTCTGTTCAATAAAAATTCTGCTTTCAAGAGGGATGGCACCACCGCTGTATCGATGGCCGACAATATTCCctatcaggagccgattacttaatCGGCTCCTGTCCGTAGCAATGGCAACCGTGGCAACTTAATGTAAACACAAGCAAAAACACAATATAAACACCGGCAAATATTGTCTGAAGAACGTACCCTTATAAATTTCTTCAAGATGCTTTTTTAGCGTTCCACCCCCGATCAATGAACCGCAGGAAGAATTTATTCAGTAGTCACGGTTTCGGTTCAGTATGGCTTGGAATTTGAGTCAGTTTGTTTGCTATTTAGATGGATGAATTATTTTCTTAAGGCTGGTTTCCACTAGCGATGGAGTTGGAGTCGGAGTTGTAAGAGCGTTTATGACctggtgaaaatcaaaaatcgcagtcgtaagcggagtcagaAGCACGACAGAATCGGAATCAGAATTGGAATCAGAACGTCGCCATTTTCTTCCGAccccgcttacgactccgtcgcttacgttccgcttatgatctagagaaaaccagattgttggagtcggaagcagaagaggaaggataaaccaatcgcAATACAAGTTCCCACGCCTTGTGATTGGTTAAGCTCTTCCGCTTCTgctcttgtgattggttaagctcttccgcttctgcttacGATTCCgacgacccagttttcacttgatcgtaaacgacggagtcgtaagctgatccagaagaatcagaacgctgttttcactagatcgtaaagtTCTACGCTTCTGATCACGACTCCGATTCCGACTCCGTCATTAGTGAAAAACAGCCTTTAACCAATTAAATTTATTCAGTGACGCGAATTGTATTGGGTCTCCCGCCAAATGTATTACAAATATACAAATGTATGCAAGGCACTGCTGATATAGCTTGACATTCTGCGGGGGTATAGGCACAGTTTTCCAAAACGATCCCGGTTACAACTAACAACTCGACGTTTTTCACGCGGTGACGTGAATAAATTTCCTTTTCAGTCAGTGTTATTCGGGCGTGCAGAACACTGCAGAAGTTTGTTCTGGAAAAAGAATATCTAAGGAGTTAAAAGTTACAGCAGAGTTATGTAAACAATCGTCAGCTGCCCCTTATTTTATTCTATTCCTTGGCTAAATTTAACTATATGGTTTTGTTTTAGGTGCAATCGCCCCTGATCTGATTTCTCGTTAAACGTCACAGCTGTGTTAACAATtattaaatcaatcaatcaacaagGTGTGTGCGGAGAAAGGCCTGAAACGTtaaaatttatgtatttttatggATAAAACGAGAAGTCAGTCAGACCTCAGCTCTGTCACCTTGCGGGAAGCCGACTAAGTAGTAGAATATATATAAGCCTTACCTCTCTCACAAGCTGAACCATCCTCTCTGCAACATCTCGAGAGAGGACAACACCAATTCCTGACCCGTAAGTGGGAAGCCGTTCGTCCGACCATTGATTTTCTGGTATGAAATAGGGGCTCTGCGGATTTCTAACCACTGCGACTCCCGAATGACAATACCCAGTGTAAACGTCTTTCTTATACTGCAAAACATCACCGGTTGGGTCGCTCAGTGAATGAAGCCATTTGATCGTTTCTTGGACATTAACAAAAGAGTCCgagtttacttttaaaatatattgtGAATTGCTCATGGTAGTTGCCCATTTAAGTCCTAAGAGGATCTTCACTGTATGTAACTCATTCTGAACATACGTGTCTAGAAAATTTCCACGCAAAATGTCCCTATAAGTTTGCGACTCTTTTTCTACTCGCTCGTCGCTAACGTCGTCGCAACCGACCACGAAAAATAATCGAAAGGAGTCTTGGTTTGAATTAGAACCCGAAGTACTCTTTCCCCAAGACGCTCTTATGGCTTTGCGCGCCTCGAAGTTCTTGCTTGTCGAGACCACGATGATAACCAGAAAAGCGTTGTTGTCGGAACCAGAGGGGCTAAGAAACATCGCTCTTTCTTTAAATGATGGTGGATACGGAGGTAGTGTTGGACGAGGGGGTGGAAGGCTATCTTCGGCTTTAGCGCTTTGCACGGGAAGAGTCTCATTGTTTACGTTCTCTTTTATCTGGTGTAGATcggtaatttctttgtttttctggtCTGATTCAGGTGATGAGCAAATTAACATTGTGACAATGCTACCGGTTATGAAGGACGCTACGTTAACCAAAATGGCCTTAGTACTCCGCAAACGCATAATCCCTCACTAAGATATGCGGTTATAAACAATCACCACCGGTCTCCTCACAGATAGAATTGCTTCTGCTGTTCTTGTATTTACTGTAAGATTTGTATTCGTTTAGGGTGACTTAAGTGGAACCATCACAAGCCTGCCACATCACAATTAGCTGGAAAACGTATTACTTAAAAGGAATCACgtatgaaaattattgttactGAACTACCAAAATAAAGTCATAATTCAGTTGCTCGGAAACATTATGCGACAAGGAAAGAATGCGAAAAAAGATATCAATAAAAAGTCAGGATTCAAATAACCTTTTAAGATTCAGCCCCCAAATATTGATTAATTTAAAGATGTATTTGAACAGCAGTCAATGCCTTTCATACGGAACATTTCTCGTTTGGCGACTTTTCTAATTTGGAATATTAGTTGGACACACATCTAGGGCCGTAGCTAACAGTAACGTTACCTGTACGTACGATCGCACGTGCGTACCTGAAAAAgctgaagttaaaaaaacaataataatgattgtAATGAATAAAATATAAAGATAATGGTGAAAAGCaagtaagtaaaataaaagaggattattttaaaaagctgcCCAGTTTGTTTCAATTGATCAAACCGGCTCTGGTTGTGtctttgaattgtttttttgtgtaaaaCAACGGAATGTTTTTTTTGCCACACCCAACTGTCGCTTTCCAATTTCCAACGAAGCGACGTGATGAATTGGTGCACCGAATCTTGAACGATATATTTAGGGAAAAGGTGGCCTGTCTTCGAAGTGGACGAAGATTGACACGATTACGTCAAAGTACGGTGCCTTTATGCGGTCAAACACAATTATGTGGGGGTCCTCTCGATGCATGGGATTTGGCTATATTTTGTGTTGGTCAGTACTCGGTATGCGAGCTACGACGGGAACGGGAAAAGGGAAATTGATTAACATGCGGCCGTGAGATTCCCTGATTTTATGGGGATGGGATTTGAGAATCGTAAGGACTGAAAAGTAGCAAATACGGAAATTCAGTTTTGTCGCGGACCCGGAAATCAAATATAGGCCTATTGATCTCAGCTCCTAATCACTGTAATCAGTGGATTTGTGGTTGCGTTGTATTCATTATTAAAGCCTtcaaatttatatatttttgcacTTAGAAGTTAGTCTTTTAGAAGTTTACCTCTTTTGTAAGATATGATCAGGGCTTTTTTTGTGCCTAGGAGGGTAACAACTTATTTACGTCATTTCATAGACAATAAAAACACTTAGGCTTAAAGGTAGTTTCATTTCTCATCAAGGCACCTAACTAAGGGCCGGGGGGACGGGGATTTGGAGAATTGTGGTCACGtctggaaaaatcctggctacacCCCTGACATCGTGAATACACTTTCTCCGGCTGTATCAAATTCGGACTTGAATTATATTACTTGGTGAAATGATAACTTTCTTCTAaggataaaataataaaaagagtgccctatcaaaatatttttagatAATGCCATTAAAAGTCTAGATtatacaataaaagaaatacTCGAAAATGCGCTGTACCAAGTGGAAATAAGTACAGATCTTTTCTACTAAAAAGACGAAATCAAAATTTATAGCTCATAGTGAAacatatatatctagccgaatttttgaaaacatacctcaaaacgCACCAGAATATCCGCACAGGAacctgagctaactcgccatgggttgtGAATGGGCCCCCATGTCAATCCCTAGCGGGgggagggtgctgcaaaagcgtgGTACTGTCCGTCCGTCTTGCTCTGGGAGAGTCGGTGCactggtcatgtctgcctttgGTTTGTCATATCAAATTCTTTTAATGTTTGAGGCCCATTcgccaatgaaagcattcccctcgAGCACGTGCTAGGCTGAATGGTGGCGGCTCAATCTGGGTTTAGAGCCTTCGTTACCATTCGACGGAACGAGATTCGGGGGCCGCGGAGCTTTTTGTTATGTGCGATATGATAGCCATTATCAAAGCAGCAGGCCTAGGCACTGTGTATaaaagaagattttttttttcaaaatatttctccgttccTAATTAGGTCAAATaccccggctaattcttcataaaacCAACTAGCttttaccaaatttgaaagacgTTGAGATAACAGGTTAAACTCACttgaataataaacaattattggatgcattttttgtgatatccgtAATAATCGAGAGAATCGACGCCGcgttataaacaattattggatgaggtttttgtgatatccggaataatcaaggtcgaggtaagtgttatcagccgaagccgaaggctgaggctgataacactaaccgagaccttgattattccggatatcacaaaaaccgaatctaataattgttttattatacttcaccttcaagtaatttctcaatttcttgctgggtcgatgaagcgaatagagaagccattcttactttgctgaccgcgaacttgacattgctgtccgtgcacttgacgttgctcttggaaatcatgcattgcgcgcgcaacctacagattattcactaatctgtagatacagattagtgaataatctgtaggttgcgctgtttcccagaattaactgtaggcttttagccaatgagaagacagatggtgactacaatgtataataatcagtgttatcagccgagccgaaggccgaggccggataacacttaccgagaccttgattattccggctATCACAAAAAAATCTAATAATGTTTTcaatacattgttttgaaataaataacgaAAAATACGTACATCGTCGCACGAAACCgatttgacattgctcttggaaatcatgtattgcgcgcgcaacctacagatttatctgctagcagataactaactaatctgtataggttgcgctgatttccaacaTTAACTGTAAGCTCTTAACCAAAAAGAAGATAGATAGTGTGTACAATGCATAATAATTAATGCAAGCTATCGCCAGAAAAAGGTGCTACAAGCGAGGGCCTGGGAAAGAGGTTGTGTTAGCTTAGGTTTTTTGGATCGTATAGATGGAGAAAACGGGGGAGCGACGCAGCGCCGGCGCTTCCCTGTATATAGTGTCCCCCGGGATTCGGACTTCCTGCGCTCTAAGTTCACTTCTAGTTAATGCCCTCTGTTGAAGACACGATTTTTCTCAACTGTCAACATTTTATGATTTTCTTCACCCCTTTTGAAAACTTATTTGGATTTATTATTCTTATGTCACTGTTCAAACATTTAGTCTTCCTTTTTGTATGGTTCTGAGTGCTGGAAAGTGACGAAAGGAGATACGATAAAGGTAGATGTCTTTCATAGCACAGCTGCCACCGTAAGATCTGCAATATCTACTACGATGGTCCAACAAGATGACTAATGAGAAACTGTATAAGAAGACGGACAGCATGAAATACGTTTCTCGAGATTAAGAACAGCAGGCTCTGATGGTTTGGCCATGTCCCTATAAGGATGTCTAACGAAAGGACGCTTAAGGTAGCCATAGGATGCATAGACTCCaacttagcctgttccaagcgttcagatagtggggagcggtgcgaagtaaagaaagcaatgaaaagtagagggggactggggagagcctcctccctcgcttttattttttcgcgctcctttttacttcgcaccgctccccactatctgaacgactggaacaggctaactcCAACtgggaaaaggaaataaagagaGGGCCGGCCAAAAACAACCTGGCGGAAGAACAGTAATGAAAGAGGTGAGAGGAG encodes:
- the LOC140937657 gene encoding beta-1,3-galactosyltransferase 1-like, which encodes MRLRSTKAILVNVASFITGSIVTMLICSSPESDQKNKEITDLHQIKENVNNETLPVQSAKAEDSLPPPRPTLPPYPPSFKERAMFLSPSGSDNNAFLVIIVVSTSKNFEARKAIRASWGKSTSGSNSNQDSFRLFFVVGCDDVSDERVEKESQTYRDILRGNFLDTYVQNELHTVKILLGLKWATTMSNSQYILKVNSDSFVNVQETIKWLHSLSDPTGDVLQYKKDVYTGYCHSGVAVVRNPQSPYFIPENQWSDERLPTYGSGIGVVLSRDVAERMVQLVRETKMIHIDDVFIGVLAQNLNIRCQDESSRFDIAYTTMLTECADMKFCVLGSVPAKDMFYLNQNVDHLRDICNEDKEKEGLLDDFFNV